The Flavobacterium sp. J372 region AAAATAATCGATATGCTGGTTTCAGTATTCTTCTAAAAATAAATAAAAATGAAACAGAACATAATATCTGCAATAAGGCTCACCTTGTTTTGTGCAGTCTTCTTTTCAGGGATTTACACCATGACTATCTGGGGTGTGGCACAACTTGCACCCAACCAGGGTAAAGGCTTTGTTGTAGAACAGGATGGCAAAAAATACCACATTAATGTAGCCCAGAGCTTTACCAAACCGGAATACTTCTGGCCCCGCCCGAGTGCGGTAGACTATAATGCCGCCGGATCAGGCGGCAGCAACAAAAGGCCCTTCAAACCCTGAGTACCTTGCCACTGTACAGTCGCGCATAGACACTTTCCTTTTGCAAAACCCGGACCTGACTGCCGCTGATGTTCCAAGTGAGCTTGTAACGGCTTCGGGAAG contains the following coding sequences:
- a CDS encoding potassium-transporting ATPase subunit C; its protein translation is MKQNIISAIRLTLFCAVFFSGIYTMTIWGVAQLAPNQGKGFVVEQDGKKYHINVAQSFTKPEYFWPRPSAVDYNAAGSGGSNKRPFKP